The Algoriphagus sanaruensis genome window below encodes:
- the lipA gene encoding lipoyl synthase has translation MIELPVISEEATKRKKPDWLRVKLPVGKEYAKVRKLVDEHKLHTICESGNCPNMGECWGAGTATFMILGNVCTRSCSFCAVATGRPNEYDTDEPRRVAEAIQLMGVKHAVITSVNRDELKDRGAEIWYQTVVLTKELSPSTTIETLIPDVKANWDALYRMIEGGQEVVSHNMETVGRLYRMVRPQAKYERSLEQIRLTKEFGKRTKTGIMLGLGESKEEVYKAMDDLAANGCDILTLGQYLQPTKMHIEVAEFIHPDLFAHYKEEGLKRGLKYVESGPLVRSSYHAERHVHV, from the coding sequence ATGATTGAATTACCTGTAATTTCCGAGGAAGCGACCAAGCGAAAAAAACCTGATTGGTTGCGGGTAAAACTTCCAGTAGGAAAAGAATATGCCAAAGTCCGAAAACTAGTCGATGAGCATAAGCTCCATACCATTTGTGAAAGTGGAAACTGTCCAAATATGGGGGAATGCTGGGGGGCAGGAACTGCCACTTTCATGATACTGGGCAACGTTTGTACACGTTCTTGTTCATTTTGTGCAGTAGCTACCGGACGTCCTAATGAATACGATACTGATGAACCTAGAAGAGTGGCTGAGGCCATCCAACTTATGGGTGTCAAACATGCTGTGATCACTTCCGTCAATCGAGATGAATTAAAAGATCGAGGAGCTGAAATTTGGTATCAAACCGTAGTCCTCACCAAAGAATTATCACCTTCGACGACCATTGAAACATTAATTCCTGATGTGAAAGCAAATTGGGATGCACTTTATCGAATGATTGAAGGGGGGCAAGAAGTGGTCTCTCATAATATGGAAACCGTGGGAAGGCTCTATCGAATGGTTCGTCCTCAGGCTAAATACGAGCGATCTCTCGAACAAATTAGACTTACCAAAGAATTTGGAAAACGGACCAAGACCGGGATTATGCTTGGATTGGGCGAAAGCAAAGAGGAAGTTTACAAAGCAATGGATGATCTTGCCGCAAACGGCTGTGACATTCTGACCTTAGGCCAGTATCTTCAGCCAACCAAAATGCATATTGAGGTGGCAGAATTTATCCATCCCGACCTTTTTGCTCATTACAAAGAGGAAGGATTGAAAAGAGGTCTGAAATACGTAGAATCCGGACCTTTGGTGAGATCTTCTTACCATGCCGAGCGACATGTTCATGTGTAA
- a CDS encoding dihydroorotase, giving the protein MKSILITGANIVNEGRITPGDVLIQDGRIAKIGTNLSHESADHYIDGSGKHLFPGVIDDQVHFREPGLTHKGEIYTEAKAGVAGGTTSYMEMPNTVPQAVTIELLEEKYARAKEVSLANYSFFLGGTNDNLEEILKLDLENVCGLKVFQGSSTGNMVVDNIESLEGIFKEYKGLLAIHSENDHIIKANLDAYKAEYGEDIPVKLHPKIRSEEACYDASSRAVAMAKKYGTRLHILHISTAKELELFDNTIPLEEKKITAEACIHHMWFSEEDYATKGNLIKWNPAIKTAHDREEIFKAMLDDRIDVIATDHAPHTLEEKAQSYLKGPSGGPLIQHSLVAMLDFYHQGKISLEKIADKMAHRVAQLFRIKDRGFIREGYMADLVLVDLNSPWTVSKENILSKCGWSPFEGHTFRSKVTHTIVSGHLVYDNGTFDESKKGERLTFFTNK; this is encoded by the coding sequence ATGAAAAGTATCCTGATTACCGGGGCAAATATAGTCAATGAAGGCCGGATTACTCCGGGAGATGTTTTAATCCAAGATGGACGCATTGCCAAAATAGGTACAAACCTGAGTCATGAATCAGCTGATCATTACATAGACGGTTCAGGAAAACATCTTTTCCCGGGGGTAATTGATGATCAAGTTCACTTCCGAGAACCCGGATTGACCCATAAAGGAGAAATTTACACCGAGGCGAAAGCAGGAGTAGCTGGAGGCACTACCTCCTATATGGAGATGCCCAATACTGTTCCTCAGGCAGTAACTATTGAATTGCTAGAAGAAAAATATGCCCGAGCAAAGGAAGTTTCCCTAGCGAATTATTCTTTCTTTCTGGGAGGGACGAATGATAATCTCGAGGAGATACTAAAACTCGATTTGGAAAATGTCTGCGGATTGAAAGTTTTCCAAGGCTCCTCCACCGGCAACATGGTTGTTGATAATATCGAATCGTTAGAGGGAATTTTCAAAGAATATAAGGGGCTTTTGGCTATTCACTCTGAAAATGATCACATCATCAAAGCTAATCTTGATGCATATAAAGCCGAATATGGCGAGGACATTCCTGTAAAATTACATCCCAAAATTCGATCAGAGGAAGCATGCTACGATGCATCAAGTCGTGCGGTAGCCATGGCTAAAAAATATGGTACGCGTCTCCACATTCTTCATATTAGCACCGCCAAAGAATTGGAGTTATTTGATAATACTATTCCGTTAGAAGAAAAAAAGATCACTGCAGAAGCCTGCATTCACCACATGTGGTTTTCTGAAGAAGACTATGCGACCAAAGGAAACCTGATCAAATGGAACCCAGCCATAAAAACAGCTCATGATCGAGAAGAAATCTTTAAAGCGATGCTTGATGACAGAATTGATGTAATCGCAACCGATCACGCTCCACATACCTTAGAAGAAAAGGCCCAGTCCTACCTAAAGGGTCCTTCGGGAGGCCCGTTGATCCAGCACAGTTTGGTGGCCATGTTGGATTTTTACCATCAAGGTAAAATCAGCCTGGAAAAAATTGCTGATAAAATGGCGCACCGAGTGGCCCAACTTTTCAGAATCAAAGACCGAGGATTTATCCGTGAAGGTTATATGGCAGATTTGGTATTGGTAGATCTTAATTCTCCATGGACTGTCAGCAAAGAAAATATTCTTTCCAAATGTGGCTGGTCACCTTTTGAAGGACATACATTCCGATCAAAGGTGACCCATACGATCGTTTCTGGACATCTTGTTTACGATAATGGTACCTTTGATGAAAGTAAAAAAGGGGAACGATTAACTTTTTTCACAAATAAATAA
- the upp gene encoding uracil phosphoribosyltransferase yields MFILTQNNSIANQFIAELRDIQVHSERMRFRKNLERLGEILAYEISKSLHFESKEIETPLKKTQMEVPQEHLVLVAVLRASLPFYQGFLNFFDQAESGFIGAFREEGAKELEINLGYHASPNLDGKTVILADPMLATGKSFIRSIEALLTHGTPKKIHIAAAFAAPEGINYLESNLKIPHSLWLGTLDEKLNDLNYIVPGLGDAGDLAFGEKL; encoded by the coding sequence ATGTTTATCCTAACCCAAAACAACTCCATCGCAAATCAATTTATTGCTGAACTAAGAGATATTCAGGTGCATTCTGAAAGAATGCGATTCCGAAAAAACCTGGAGCGATTGGGGGAAATTTTAGCCTATGAGATTTCAAAATCTCTCCATTTTGAATCTAAGGAAATTGAAACACCCCTAAAGAAAACACAAATGGAGGTGCCTCAAGAGCACTTGGTACTTGTCGCAGTTTTGAGGGCTTCTCTCCCATTTTATCAAGGTTTTTTGAATTTTTTTGATCAAGCAGAGAGTGGGTTTATTGGAGCTTTTCGTGAAGAGGGGGCCAAAGAACTTGAGATTAACTTAGGCTACCATGCTAGTCCAAACCTTGATGGGAAAACAGTAATTCTGGCTGATCCTATGCTCGCAACAGGGAAATCTTTCATTCGTTCCATTGAGGCACTATTAACACATGGAACTCCAAAAAAAATTCACATTGCTGCCGCATTTGCCGCTCCTGAAGGGATTAACTATTTAGAGTCAAATTTAAAAATCCCACATTCCCTTTGGTTGGGTACTCTGGATGAAAAATTAAACGACCTGAATTACATCGTCCCCGGATTAGGTGACGCAGGGGATTTAGCTTTTGGAGAAAAATTATAA
- a CDS encoding DEAD/DEAH box helicase: MSNEALGFDSFKLNKQLLDAVAESGYSTPTPIQEKAIPLALAGHDVLGIAQTGTGKTAAYILPVLMKTKYAQGKHARALILAPTRELVMQIEEVARQLGKNTDLRIVSLYGGLGPKTQIESIEAGVDILISTPGRFMDIYRKGIIYPKDFKTMVLDEADKMMDMGFMPQIRSILEVIPSKRQNLLFSATFSSRIENLAAEFLEFPERVEVAPSATTAETIGQVKYFVPNIKTKINLLAHLLGNEEINRTMIFTRSRKNAEAVYSFLERKNFGEIRVIHANKGQNTRINSMEDFKGGEVRILVATDVASRGLDVSLVSHVINFDVPLIYEDYVHRIGRTGRAENEGKAITFINPAEQYHFERIEELIRMKVEELQIPDTVDIPATPFEEKQAYARELDRLKQRDNPDYKGAFHEKKEKPKKNIGKGEKVKAKKQGKKTNRNQLKTKNQKNKGK; the protein is encoded by the coding sequence ATGAGCAATGAAGCCCTAGGTTTTGATTCTTTTAAGCTAAACAAACAATTGCTCGACGCAGTAGCCGAGTCCGGCTATAGTACTCCGACTCCTATACAGGAAAAAGCTATTCCACTTGCTCTTGCAGGTCATGATGTCTTGGGAATAGCTCAAACGGGTACAGGTAAGACTGCTGCTTATATATTGCCGGTTTTGATGAAAACTAAATATGCACAAGGCAAACATGCACGTGCATTGATCCTAGCACCGACCCGAGAATTAGTCATGCAGATCGAAGAAGTGGCCCGACAGCTAGGAAAAAACACTGATTTGCGCATTGTAAGTCTTTATGGAGGATTAGGTCCTAAAACACAGATTGAATCCATCGAGGCTGGGGTAGATATTCTAATATCCACTCCAGGCAGATTCATGGACATCTATCGAAAAGGAATCATCTATCCCAAGGATTTCAAAACCATGGTGCTGGATGAGGCAGACAAAATGATGGATATGGGTTTTATGCCTCAAATACGATCTATTTTGGAAGTCATTCCTTCGAAAAGGCAAAATCTACTTTTCTCAGCCACTTTTTCTTCACGCATAGAAAATTTGGCCGCGGAGTTTTTGGAATTTCCTGAGCGAGTGGAGGTGGCGCCTTCTGCCACCACCGCGGAGACCATCGGGCAGGTCAAGTATTTTGTTCCAAATATCAAGACCAAAATCAATTTATTGGCGCATTTACTTGGCAATGAGGAAATCAATCGTACCATGATTTTCACTCGAAGTAGAAAAAATGCGGAAGCGGTATACTCCTTTCTTGAGCGAAAGAATTTCGGGGAAATCCGAGTCATTCACGCCAATAAAGGTCAAAATACCCGAATTAATTCCATGGAGGATTTTAAAGGGGGAGAGGTTCGGATTTTAGTAGCAACCGATGTTGCATCTCGAGGGTTGGATGTGAGTTTGGTTTCTCACGTGATCAATTTTGATGTACCGTTGATCTATGAGGATTATGTTCATCGAATCGGCCGAACCGGCCGTGCAGAAAACGAGGGCAAGGCGATTACTTTTATTAACCCCGCTGAACAATACCATTTTGAGCGGATCGAGGAATTGATACGGATGAAAGTTGAGGAATTACAGATTCCTGATACAGTGGATATTCCCGCAACTCCTTTTGAAGAAAAGCAAGCTTATGCCAGGGAATTGGATCGCCTCAAGCAGCGTGACAATCCAGATTACAAAGGAGCTTTTCATGAGAAAAAAGAAAAACCCAAGAAAAATATTGGTAAAGGTGAAAAGGTAAAAGCTAAGAAACAGGGGAAAAAGACCAATCGAAATCAGCTCAAAACCAAGAACCAAAAGAATAAGGGAAAATAA
- the gcvP gene encoding aminomethyl-transferring glycine dehydrogenase, translating to MQINLSNAVKFESRHNGPTEAEIAAMLDKIGATSLDELINQTVPKHIQLERPLQLPPAQLESEFLKSFKQLASKNKVYKSYIGMGYYDTLVPGVVLRNVLENPGWYTAYTPYQAEIAQGRLEALINFQTVVIELTGMELANASLLDEGTAAAEAMTMLHAVKPREKKNANKYFVDENVFAQTKALLITRAEPIGIDLVFGPLAELDLTDPELYGVMFQYPDAQGEVIDYTALIAAAKENKVLTAFASDLLALTLLTSPGEMGADVVVGSAQRFGVPMGYGGPHAGFFATKEEFKRQIPGRIIGVSIDRAGNKAYRMALQTREQHIKREKATSNICTAQVLLAVMSSFYGVYHGPQGLKNIALRTHGLAKLTAKALTQLGYQVGSKTFFDTIKVVADSALQQKVQEAALAAEMNFRYEDGAIFLSFDEAKTLEDTAEVIAVFAKAIGASSPDVNSLAADLNLEIPESLLRKSEYLTHPVFNSYHSEHEMLRYIKRLESKDLSLVHSMISLGSCTMKLNATAEMIPVTWPEFGQLHPFAPVDQTEGYQELFSNLRTWLTEITGFADTSLQPNSGAQGEYAGLMVIRAYHMNRGEGHRNVALIPTSAHGTNPASAVMAGMKVVLVKCDEKGNIDLEDLKARAEENAANLSCLMVTYPSTHGVFEEAIQEICATIHQYGGQVYMDGANMNAQVGLTSPGRIGADVCHLNLHKTFCIPHGGGGPGMGPICVASHLAPFLPGNPLVKTGGEHAVSSISAAPFGSASILPISYAYISMMGGEGLTNATKMAILNANYIKERLSGHYPILYTGTQGRAAHEMIVDCRAFKEVGVEVEDIAKRLMDYGYHAPTVSFPVAGTLMIEPTESETKAELDKFCDALLAIREEIREIEEGKADKQNNVLKNAPHTATMVLTGEWNLPYSREKAVFPLEYVKENKFWPSVRRIDSAYGDRNLVCSCIPVEEYAKENEMA from the coding sequence ATGCAGATCAATCTTTCTAATGCTGTCAAATTTGAGAGCAGACACAATGGCCCCACAGAGGCGGAAATCGCGGCAATGTTGGATAAAATCGGGGCTACCAGTTTGGACGAGTTAATCAATCAAACCGTTCCAAAACATATTCAACTGGAAAGGCCGCTACAGCTTCCACCTGCTCAATTAGAGTCTGAGTTTTTGAAAAGTTTCAAGCAGCTTGCTTCCAAAAACAAGGTGTACAAATCCTATATCGGTATGGGGTATTATGACACTTTGGTTCCTGGCGTGGTGCTAAGAAATGTATTAGAAAATCCAGGATGGTACACAGCTTATACGCCCTACCAAGCAGAAATTGCCCAAGGTCGTCTTGAAGCGCTGATCAATTTCCAGACTGTAGTCATTGAACTGACAGGAATGGAGCTTGCCAATGCCTCACTCCTTGATGAAGGTACTGCAGCTGCTGAGGCAATGACTATGCTCCATGCAGTGAAGCCGAGAGAAAAGAAAAATGCCAATAAGTATTTTGTTGACGAAAATGTCTTTGCACAAACCAAGGCATTACTAATCACTCGAGCTGAGCCTATTGGAATTGATTTGGTTTTTGGTCCATTGGCCGAATTAGATTTAACTGATCCAGAACTTTACGGGGTAATGTTCCAATACCCAGATGCTCAAGGTGAGGTTATTGATTACACTGCTTTGATCGCAGCAGCCAAAGAAAACAAAGTTTTGACGGCTTTTGCTTCTGACCTTTTAGCCTTGACTTTATTGACCTCTCCGGGTGAAATGGGGGCTGATGTAGTAGTTGGATCTGCTCAACGTTTTGGTGTTCCAATGGGTTATGGTGGACCTCATGCCGGATTCTTTGCCACCAAAGAAGAATTCAAAAGACAAATCCCGGGTAGAATTATCGGAGTTTCAATTGATAGAGCAGGAAATAAAGCCTACCGAATGGCCCTCCAAACTCGTGAGCAGCATATCAAGAGAGAAAAAGCGACTTCCAACATCTGTACTGCACAGGTTCTATTGGCAGTGATGTCTAGCTTTTATGGGGTATACCACGGGCCTCAAGGTCTAAAAAATATTGCCCTTCGTACGCATGGTTTAGCCAAGTTGACAGCTAAGGCGCTGACTCAACTGGGGTATCAAGTAGGCTCAAAGACATTTTTTGATACCATCAAAGTGGTAGCAGATTCTGCACTTCAGCAAAAGGTACAAGAGGCAGCTCTTGCTGCTGAAATGAATTTCAGATATGAAGATGGTGCAATTTTCCTTTCCTTTGATGAGGCAAAAACATTGGAAGATACGGCTGAAGTGATTGCAGTTTTTGCAAAGGCAATTGGAGCATCTTCTCCTGATGTTAATTCCTTAGCAGCTGATCTAAATCTGGAGATTCCTGAGTCTCTTTTAAGAAAATCAGAATACTTGACTCATCCTGTTTTCAATAGCTATCACAGCGAGCATGAAATGCTTCGTTACATCAAGCGATTGGAGTCCAAGGATCTTTCATTGGTACATTCTATGATTTCGTTGGGTTCTTGTACAATGAAATTAAATGCTACTGCAGAAATGATCCCGGTGACTTGGCCTGAGTTCGGTCAGTTGCATCCGTTTGCTCCCGTCGACCAAACAGAAGGATATCAAGAGTTATTCTCGAATCTTCGAACTTGGTTGACTGAAATCACGGGATTTGCAGACACTTCATTGCAACCAAACTCTGGTGCTCAAGGGGAATATGCTGGTTTGATGGTGATTCGTGCCTATCATATGAATCGAGGTGAAGGCCATAGAAACGTGGCGCTTATTCCAACCTCTGCTCATGGAACCAACCCTGCATCAGCAGTTATGGCGGGAATGAAGGTGGTATTGGTGAAATGCGATGAGAAAGGAAATATCGATTTAGAAGATTTGAAAGCGAGGGCCGAAGAAAATGCTGCTAACCTTTCTTGTCTGATGGTGACTTATCCATCTACTCACGGAGTTTTCGAAGAAGCTATTCAGGAAATTTGTGCTACTATCCACCAGTATGGTGGTCAAGTATATATGGACGGAGCAAATATGAATGCTCAAGTGGGTTTGACTTCACCAGGAAGAATTGGTGCTGATGTTTGTCACTTGAATCTTCATAAGACTTTCTGTATTCCTCACGGGGGAGGTGGCCCTGGAATGGGTCCAATCTGTGTAGCGAGTCACTTAGCTCCTTTCTTGCCAGGAAATCCATTAGTCAAAACAGGTGGAGAGCATGCGGTTTCTTCCATTTCCGCTGCACCGTTTGGTAGTGCGAGCATTCTTCCAATTTCTTATGCCTACATCTCTATGATGGGTGGAGAAGGATTGACCAATGCTACCAAAATGGCGATTCTGAACGCAAACTATATCAAGGAACGATTGAGTGGACATTATCCAATTCTTTACACTGGAACACAAGGCCGAGCTGCACACGAAATGATTGTTGACTGTCGTGCATTCAAGGAAGTTGGAGTAGAAGTGGAGGACATTGCAAAGCGTCTGATGGATTATGGTTATCATGCCCCAACAGTTTCTTTCCCTGTAGCTGGAACGCTCATGATTGAGCCTACCGAGTCTGAAACAAAAGCTGAATTGGATAAATTCTGCGATGCGCTTCTTGCGATTCGTGAAGAAATTCGGGAAATCGAAGAAGGTAAAGCTGATAAGCAGAACAACGTGCTTAAAAATGCGCCACATACAGCGACGATGGTGCTCACTGGAGAATGGAATTTGCCATATTCAAGAGAAAAAGCTGTGTTCCCATTGGAATATGTGAAAGAAAACAAATTCTGGCCTTCTGTGAGAAGAATTGACTCTGCTTACGGGGATAGAAATCTTGTGTGTAGCTGTATTCCAGTTGAGGAATATGCAAAAGAAAATGAGATGGCTTAA
- a CDS encoding calcium/sodium antiporter, protein MQPYFLLILGTLILLGGGKALVDGAASIAAMAGIRTGIIGLSIVAFGTSAPELLVSINSAIKGNSDLAIGNVIGSNIANLGLVLGVSGLIYPILIRRSHLRLELPIMIVSCILFFMVCLDAKISFREGLFLTSLFLCFVFFLFWKSHSDKLRGRVLDQEEFDGIKIYPWITSISLLVLGALGLYFGSKILVNSAITISKSYGISERIIGITFIAIGTSLPEMTASVYASFSKKTDLAIGNILGSNILNILSIIGITSLIHPISIGEEFLKQDFYWLLGISLVLIPLMKSKMRISKLEGGILLGIYAAYLIFIL, encoded by the coding sequence ATGCAGCCTTATTTTTTACTAATCCTAGGGACACTAATTCTTTTAGGCGGAGGTAAAGCCTTGGTGGATGGAGCCGCCTCAATAGCAGCTATGGCTGGAATTAGGACAGGAATTATTGGCTTATCTATTGTTGCTTTCGGAACATCAGCTCCAGAGCTTTTAGTCAGTATTAACTCGGCAATTAAAGGAAATAGTGATTTAGCCATTGGAAATGTCATAGGCTCAAATATCGCTAACCTTGGTTTGGTTTTAGGTGTGAGTGGTTTAATTTACCCGATTTTAATTCGAAGAAGTCATTTGCGATTAGAATTACCAATTATGATCGTAAGCTGTATTCTATTTTTTATGGTCTGTTTGGACGCAAAAATATCTTTTAGAGAAGGTCTTTTTCTCACCTCTTTATTCTTATGCTTTGTCTTCTTCCTATTTTGGAAATCTCATAGTGATAAACTCAGGGGACGAGTCCTTGACCAAGAAGAATTTGATGGAATAAAAATTTACCCCTGGATTACTTCAATTAGCCTTCTAGTCCTTGGTGCCCTGGGATTATATTTTGGATCTAAAATATTGGTAAACTCAGCGATCACCATTTCCAAAAGTTATGGCATTTCCGAACGAATAATTGGAATTACATTCATTGCCATTGGAACAAGTTTACCAGAAATGACAGCTTCAGTTTATGCCTCATTTTCTAAAAAAACCGATCTCGCAATCGGAAATATCTTGGGAAGTAACATATTGAACATTCTATCGATTATTGGAATTACCTCACTAATCCATCCGATATCGATCGGAGAGGAATTTTTGAAACAAGATTTCTACTGGCTATTGGGAATTTCGCTAGTGTTAATCCCGTTAATGAAATCAAAAATGAGAATCTCCAAACTTGAAGGAGGCATCTTATTAGGAATCTATGCAGCCTATTTGATTTTTATTCTATGA
- the sdaAA gene encoding L-serine ammonia-lyase, iron-sulfur-dependent, subunit alpha codes for MCYLFESFKGWKNYCEEKQVSLVQSVIEYEIEQKNASEDKIWAGLSHAYAVMKDAVKTGLEEDMQSRSGMINNGAKRVFNHPLSVLSPDFQRLIARALAAKEVNSCMGRVVAAPTAGASGILPGTLVTLQEIHQLEDRQILEGLLVGAGIALIIEEKASLAGAVGGCQAETGSAAAMASGAIVHCLGGTTDQVFNAVAVTIQCMLGLVCDPVAGLVEVPCVVRNASAAAIAFSSAQIALANVNAVIPVDECIEAMGEIGASMESRYKETAMGGLAATLTGQEISQRVLIQDIEILPDEELPH; via the coding sequence ATGTGCTATCTGTTTGAAAGTTTTAAAGGCTGGAAAAATTACTGTGAGGAGAAGCAGGTATCCTTGGTTCAGTCTGTTATCGAATATGAGATCGAGCAAAAAAACGCCTCCGAGGATAAAATTTGGGCGGGTTTAAGTCATGCTTATGCAGTCATGAAAGACGCTGTAAAAACAGGACTCGAGGAAGATATGCAATCACGATCAGGAATGATTAATAACGGGGCGAAAAGAGTTTTTAATCACCCACTGAGCGTCCTTTCTCCTGACTTTCAACGGCTGATTGCAAGAGCTTTAGCTGCGAAAGAGGTTAATTCTTGTATGGGGAGGGTTGTGGCGGCTCCTACTGCAGGAGCATCAGGCATTTTGCCAGGAACTCTTGTGACCCTGCAGGAAATTCATCAATTGGAGGATAGGCAAATTCTTGAGGGGTTATTAGTAGGTGCTGGAATTGCATTGATTATTGAAGAGAAGGCAAGTTTGGCGGGTGCAGTAGGGGGATGTCAGGCAGAAACCGGTTCTGCTGCGGCAATGGCTTCAGGGGCTATTGTACATTGTTTGGGAGGAACGACAGACCAAGTTTTTAATGCAGTAGCAGTGACAATTCAATGCATGCTTGGATTGGTTTGTGATCCGGTCGCAGGTTTGGTGGAGGTTCCCTGCGTGGTTAGAAATGCAAGTGCAGCGGCTATTGCATTCAGTTCTGCTCAAATTGCCCTGGCAAATGTCAATGCCGTGATACCAGTGGATGAATGTATAGAGGCTATGGGGGAAATTGGAGCGAGTATGGAAAGTAGATACAAAGAAACTGCCATGGGAGGACTTGCTGCTACTTTGACCGGGCAGGAAATTTCGCAACGAGTCTTAATTCAGGATATTGAAATCCTTCCTGATGAAGAGTTACCCCATTAG
- a CDS encoding M28 family peptidase yields the protein MRKSFFLGGILATALSMQAFAQNPIQVKYANTITQEDLKEYLTYLASDEMKGRDTGSPEGKIAAQYLADFYQEQGLTAPVNGSYFQSVPLVSALFSKVTLQVGKNKLVENQDFVFTGDGNMAKAAKSDLVFLGLVTDENLAKVDVKGKLVGLWAVGVRSNDLVTKVMDAGAAGIVIVTMEGQANFDRIANRYKTLAGKGRIGFDQEIKQRPIFMVSSDKMAELFGTPVETLKEAAKSNPESIAAQKATYQVVKTKTPVEAVNVMGFLEGTDKKEEVLVISSHYDHVGVSSTGEVFNGADDDGSGTVSVMEIAEAFATAAKEGNRPRRSILFLNVTGEEKGLLGSQYYSENPVFPIANTVNNINIDMVGRVDYEYQNAENKDYIYVIGSEMLSSHLKKINEYNNITYTNLILDYRYDAEDDPNRFYYRSDHYNFAKFNIPVIFFFNGVHDDYHQVTDTVDKIEFPLMTKRAQLIFHTAWDLANREQRTPVDGTNTRTDR from the coding sequence ATGAGAAAAAGTTTCTTTTTGGGAGGGATATTAGCCACTGCACTCTCTATGCAGGCTTTTGCCCAAAATCCCATTCAGGTCAAATACGCGAATACCATCACACAGGAGGATCTAAAAGAATACCTTACCTATTTGGCATCCGACGAAATGAAAGGTCGGGATACAGGATCTCCTGAAGGAAAAATCGCGGCACAATATCTGGCAGATTTCTACCAAGAGCAGGGCTTAACTGCACCAGTAAATGGTAGCTATTTTCAATCTGTTCCGCTGGTGTCTGCCTTGTTTTCCAAAGTCACCTTGCAGGTTGGCAAAAATAAGCTGGTAGAAAATCAAGATTTTGTATTTACCGGCGATGGAAATATGGCTAAGGCAGCTAAGAGCGACCTTGTGTTCCTTGGATTAGTGACTGATGAAAATCTTGCAAAAGTTGATGTCAAAGGAAAACTAGTCGGTTTGTGGGCTGTGGGAGTAAGGTCCAATGACCTTGTGACTAAAGTTATGGACGCAGGAGCTGCAGGAATCGTAATCGTTACGATGGAAGGACAGGCTAATTTTGACCGGATTGCAAATCGATATAAAACCCTAGCTGGAAAAGGTAGAATTGGCTTTGACCAGGAAATCAAACAACGCCCCATCTTTATGGTGAGCTCTGATAAAATGGCAGAGCTGTTTGGAACCCCAGTAGAAACGCTCAAAGAAGCCGCAAAATCAAATCCTGAATCTATTGCGGCTCAAAAAGCAACTTACCAAGTTGTAAAAACCAAAACTCCTGTAGAAGCAGTTAACGTCATGGGCTTTTTGGAAGGAACAGATAAAAAAGAAGAGGTTTTGGTGATCTCTTCTCACTATGACCACGTGGGTGTAAGCTCTACCGGCGAGGTGTTTAACGGAGCGGATGATGATGGCTCTGGTACAGTATCGGTGATGGAAATTGCAGAAGCTTTTGCCACAGCTGCCAAAGAAGGCAACCGTCCTAGAAGAAGTATCTTATTCCTAAATGTGACGGGTGAAGAAAAAGGACTTTTAGGATCTCAGTACTATTCTGAAAACCCCGTTTTCCCTATTGCTAACACGGTCAACAACATCAATATTGACATGGTGGGCCGTGTGGACTATGAGTACCAAAATGCAGAAAACAAAGATTACATCTATGTGATTGGTTCGGAGATGCTTTCTTCTCATTTGAAGAAAATCAACGAATACAACAATATCACCTACACCAATTTGATCTTGGATTACCGATATGATGCGGAAGACGATCCTAACAGATTTTACTATCGCTCAGACCATTACAACTTTGCGAAGTTTAATATTCCAGTGATCTTCTTCTTTAACGGAGTGCATGACGACTACCATCAGGTGACTGACACCGTGGACAAGATCGAGTTTCCGCTGATGACCAAGAGAGCGCAATTGATCTTCCACACCGCATGGGACTTGGCAAACAGAGAGCAAAGAACTCCGGTTGATGGAACCAATACAAGAACTGACAGATAA